The following are encoded together in the Peromyscus maniculatus bairdii isolate BWxNUB_F1_BW_parent chromosome 22, HU_Pman_BW_mat_3.1, whole genome shotgun sequence genome:
- the LOC102919436 gene encoding uncharacterized protein LOC102919436 isoform X2, producing MNCPIGSTDSRSVRPGSLFNALLSNRDPCEDLFGETLCSADYRHLWKETQTHQKPGMEPVTFEDVAVNFTLEEWALLDSSQKKLYSTVMKETFLNLISIEKALEEKTEEDYKDISRNMGIRVIEKDCEYECDSNCDKNQESIPENIVNKDIPPGVRVHESPLHVRNVISYSSSHGYLRDQTRGILSLYKEAMRKAFPHQKQWKDISHFESLQVLETPKQKPYKNQKCHETSRSLPFDQPQKRTHTGEKLKESDLTRDTYGQNNEGIHKEVKPFVCKLCEESFIDSNDLINHEKSHIGEKRYICRQHGKTFNYAKCFENHEVIHKGEKPYADKHFGKAFTQFSYHNSHESSHIRQKPYACKHCGKAFTSSTYRNIHERIHTGEKPYVCKYCGKAFTSSAHRNIHERIHSGEKPYPCRHCEKAFSDLSRRNRHERSHTGENPYACRHCEKAFSDSSRRNRHERIHTGEKPYTCKHCGKTFTNFTSCKVHERIHTGEKPYACKHCGKAFTCFSQMNVHERVHSEEKPYACQHCGKTFKTTACRNLHEKIHTGEKDFVCKTCGKLFIQSSDLKKHERVHSKDKPYTCKHCRKAFSDSSSCCRHERRHTGEKP from the exons GAGCCAGTGACCTTTGAGGATGTGGCTGTGAACTTTACCTTAGAAGAGTGGGCTTTATTGGATTCTAGTCAAAAGAAGCTCTACAGTACTGTGATGAAGGAAACATTTTTGAACCTGATCTCCATAg agaaagcactagaagaaaagaCTGAAGAGGACTACAAAGATATCAGCAGAAATATGGG aattcggGTGATTGAGAAAGACTGTGAATATGAATGTGATAGTAACTGTGATAAAAACCAGGAATCTATTCCAGAGAATATTGTCAATAAAGATATACCTCCTGGAGTAAGAGTTCATGAAAGCCCATTGCATGTAAGAAATGTCATTAGTTATTCATCCTCACATGGATATCTCAGAGACCAAACTAGAGGAATACTATCTCTATATAAGGAAGCTATGAGAAAGGCTTTTCCGCATCAGAAACAGTGGAAAGATATCAGTCATTTTGAATCACTTCAGGTACTTGAAACTCCTAAACAGAAACCCTATAAAAACCAAAAATGTCATGAAACCTCTAGGAGTCTCCCTTTTGATCAGCCTCAGAAGAgaactcacactggagagaaactcaaagagagtGACTTAACAAGAGACACATATGGCCAAAATAATGAAGGAATCCATAAAGAAGTAAAACCTTTTGTATGTAAACTCTGTGAAGAATCCTTCATTGATTCCAATGATCTTATTAACCATGAAAAAAGTCATATTGGAGAGAAAAGGTACATTTGTAGGCAACATGGCAAAACATTTAATTATGCAAAATGTTTTGAAAACCATGAAGTAATTCACAAAGGAGAGAAGCCTTATGCTGATAAACATTTTGGAAAAGCCTTCACACAGTTCAGTTATCATAATAGTCATGAAAGCAGTCACATTAGACAGAAGCCTTATGCATGCAAGCATTGTGGGAAAGCATTCACCAGTTCCACCTACCGAAAcattcatgaaagaattcatactggggAAAAGCCTTATGTGTGTAAGTATTGTGGAAAAGCCTTCACCAGTTCTGCTCATCGTAATattcatgaaagaattcacagtGGAGAAAAACCTTATCCATGTAGACATTGCGAAAAAGCCTTCAGTGACTTAAGTCGTCGTAACAGACATGAACGGAGTCACACTGGAGAGAATCCCTATGCATGTAGGCATTGTGAAAAAGCCTTCAGCGACTCCAGTCGTCGGAACAGACATGAAAggattcacactggagagaagccctatacATGTAAGCATTGTGGAAAAACTTTTACCAATTTCACTTCATGTAAAGttcatgaaagaattcacactggagagaagccttatgcCTGTAAGCATTGTGGAAAAGCATTTACCTGCTTCAGTCAGATGAATGTTCATGAAAGGGTTCACAGTGAAGAGAAGCCTTATGCATGTCAACACTGTGGAAAAACCTTCAAAACTACTGCTTGTCGAAACTTGCATGAAaaaattcacactggagagaaagacTTTGTCTGTAAAACATGTGGGAAACTGTTTATTCAGTCTAGTGATCTTAAGAAGCATGAAAGAGTTCATTCAAAAGACAAACCTTATACATGTAAGCATTGTAGAAAAGCTTTCAGTGACTCCAGTAGTTGTTGCAGACATGAAAGGcgtcacactggagagaaaccttag
- the LOC102919436 gene encoding uncharacterized protein LOC102919436 isoform X1 yields MNCPIGSTDSRSVRPGSLFNALLSNRDPCEDLFGETLCSADYRHLWKETQTHQKPGMEPVTFEDVAVNFTLEEWALLDSSQKKLYSTVMKETFLNLISIEKALEEKTEEDYKDISRNMGLIIKPSQGRNSSMAGTWRQELKQRIRVIEKDCEYECDSNCDKNQESIPENIVNKDIPPGVRVHESPLHVRNVISYSSSHGYLRDQTRGILSLYKEAMRKAFPHQKQWKDISHFESLQVLETPKQKPYKNQKCHETSRSLPFDQPQKRTHTGEKLKESDLTRDTYGQNNEGIHKEVKPFVCKLCEESFIDSNDLINHEKSHIGEKRYICRQHGKTFNYAKCFENHEVIHKGEKPYADKHFGKAFTQFSYHNSHESSHIRQKPYACKHCGKAFTSSTYRNIHERIHTGEKPYVCKYCGKAFTSSAHRNIHERIHSGEKPYPCRHCEKAFSDLSRRNRHERSHTGENPYACRHCEKAFSDSSRRNRHERIHTGEKPYTCKHCGKTFTNFTSCKVHERIHTGEKPYACKHCGKAFTCFSQMNVHERVHSEEKPYACQHCGKTFKTTACRNLHEKIHTGEKDFVCKTCGKLFIQSSDLKKHERVHSKDKPYTCKHCRKAFSDSSSCCRHERRHTGEKP; encoded by the exons GAGCCAGTGACCTTTGAGGATGTGGCTGTGAACTTTACCTTAGAAGAGTGGGCTTTATTGGATTCTAGTCAAAAGAAGCTCTACAGTACTGTGATGAAGGAAACATTTTTGAACCTGATCTCCATAg agaaagcactagaagaaaagaCTGAAGAGGACTACAAAGATATCAGCAGAAATATGGG TCTCATCATAAAGccaagccagggcaggaactcaagcatggcaggaacctggaggcaggaactgaagcagag aattcggGTGATTGAGAAAGACTGTGAATATGAATGTGATAGTAACTGTGATAAAAACCAGGAATCTATTCCAGAGAATATTGTCAATAAAGATATACCTCCTGGAGTAAGAGTTCATGAAAGCCCATTGCATGTAAGAAATGTCATTAGTTATTCATCCTCACATGGATATCTCAGAGACCAAACTAGAGGAATACTATCTCTATATAAGGAAGCTATGAGAAAGGCTTTTCCGCATCAGAAACAGTGGAAAGATATCAGTCATTTTGAATCACTTCAGGTACTTGAAACTCCTAAACAGAAACCCTATAAAAACCAAAAATGTCATGAAACCTCTAGGAGTCTCCCTTTTGATCAGCCTCAGAAGAgaactcacactggagagaaactcaaagagagtGACTTAACAAGAGACACATATGGCCAAAATAATGAAGGAATCCATAAAGAAGTAAAACCTTTTGTATGTAAACTCTGTGAAGAATCCTTCATTGATTCCAATGATCTTATTAACCATGAAAAAAGTCATATTGGAGAGAAAAGGTACATTTGTAGGCAACATGGCAAAACATTTAATTATGCAAAATGTTTTGAAAACCATGAAGTAATTCACAAAGGAGAGAAGCCTTATGCTGATAAACATTTTGGAAAAGCCTTCACACAGTTCAGTTATCATAATAGTCATGAAAGCAGTCACATTAGACAGAAGCCTTATGCATGCAAGCATTGTGGGAAAGCATTCACCAGTTCCACCTACCGAAAcattcatgaaagaattcatactggggAAAAGCCTTATGTGTGTAAGTATTGTGGAAAAGCCTTCACCAGTTCTGCTCATCGTAATattcatgaaagaattcacagtGGAGAAAAACCTTATCCATGTAGACATTGCGAAAAAGCCTTCAGTGACTTAAGTCGTCGTAACAGACATGAACGGAGTCACACTGGAGAGAATCCCTATGCATGTAGGCATTGTGAAAAAGCCTTCAGCGACTCCAGTCGTCGGAACAGACATGAAAggattcacactggagagaagccctatacATGTAAGCATTGTGGAAAAACTTTTACCAATTTCACTTCATGTAAAGttcatgaaagaattcacactggagagaagccttatgcCTGTAAGCATTGTGGAAAAGCATTTACCTGCTTCAGTCAGATGAATGTTCATGAAAGGGTTCACAGTGAAGAGAAGCCTTATGCATGTCAACACTGTGGAAAAACCTTCAAAACTACTGCTTGTCGAAACTTGCATGAAaaaattcacactggagagaaagacTTTGTCTGTAAAACATGTGGGAAACTGTTTATTCAGTCTAGTGATCTTAAGAAGCATGAAAGAGTTCATTCAAAAGACAAACCTTATACATGTAAGCATTGTAGAAAAGCTTTCAGTGACTCCAGTAGTTGTTGCAGACATGAAAGGcgtcacactggagagaaaccttag